Genomic DNA from Polycladomyces subterraneus:
GCACCGGCCAACTGAGCACCGGAAGCAACAGGATTGCACCGATCGAAAAAGCAACTCCGATCACCAACAGTGGCGGCACGTCCCGAACCAACCGCTTGCTGATCAACGTATAACCGCCGTAACAAGCCGCCGCCGACAATGCCAGCAGGTTCCCCTGCCACAGGCGCGGTTCGGTTAAACCTTGCAGGCTGTGGAGCCCGATCAACATGCTCGTGCCGATCACGCCCAACACCAATGCCCAACTGGTGGTGAAGGTCCAACGCTCCTTCAGCCACCAACGCGCCACCACACTGACCATCAGTGGGGCGGTACAAACGGTCAGCAGGGTCGCAGTCGACACCATGGTTTGGCCCACCGCGGAAAAATAGCACGCCTGATATCCTGCAACCCCTACGCCGAACAACACCAGCCAAAGCCAGGAATGACTTGTGAGCCTTCCAATACTCCCCGTACGGGCGCTCTCCCGCCATGCCGCTGCCAATAACACCGGTGCGCCGAACAGTAAACGAAACGC
This window encodes:
- a CDS encoding DMT family transporter, which translates into the protein MRIGMWGVVVAAVLWGTAGMTAKVLTTNYGTDPLTIGAFRLLFGAPVLLAAAWRESARTGSIGRLTSHSWLWLVLFGVGVAGYQACYFSAVGQTMVSTATLLTVCTAPLMVSVVARWWLKERWTFTTSWALVLGVIGTSMLIGLHSLQGLTEPRLWQGNLLALSAAACYGGYTLISKRLVRDVPPLLVIGVAFSIGAILLLPVLSWPVLPWQGWLLLVYLGWVPTALAYVLFIHGMRYVTATSASIWSLAEPLTATLLAITLLGERLSLSGWLGALILLCSMFLIAKKEAKSNQSPLPTK